The following are encoded in a window of Jeotgalibacillus aurantiacus genomic DNA:
- a CDS encoding catalase — protein MEVSNEGKSNKKHEQLDTFRTDDSGKKMTTNQGLKVSEDEFSLKAGVRGPTLLEDFQFREKMTHFDHERIPERIVHARGYGAHGEFELYESAEAYTRAGFLTDTSKKTPVFVRFSTVAGSKGSADVARDARGFAVKFYTDEGNYDLVGNNIPVFFIQDAIKFPDLVHAVKPEPHNEIPQAASAHDTFWDFVANNQESAHMVMWTMSDRAIPRSYRMMEGFGVHTFRFINNEGKAHFVKFHWKPILGTHSVVWDEAQKLNGKDPDFHRRDLYEAIENGDFPEYELGLQLISEEDEFKFDFDVLDATKLWPEEDVPVKILGKMTLNRNVDNVFAETEQVAFHPGHLVPGIDFTNDPLLQGRLFSYTDTQLIRLGGPNFHELPINRPVCPFHNNQRDGYGRQTINKGQVSYHKNSLAQNTPETSTEEEGGFAHYQEKMEGRKVRARSDSFKDHFSQATLFWNSMSQPEKEHIIQAFSFELGKCDTMSIRRQVVEMFANVSLELATEVAKNIGVDVPQGKESGVTKSSPALSQENTVKTPATRKVAVIAGEGFAGDVNAVLKELKAKGITTEVVSETFGNVTGADGSSLEVDHTFLTADSVIFDGLYLAGAKDPSRKFVQNTSYFLNEAYQHFKPIGATHEGKKWLEANDIAESAGVIYADDTAIFADAYIEAVTAHRHWDRDVM, from the coding sequence ATGGAAGTGAGCAACGAAGGCAAATCGAACAAAAAGCACGAGCAGCTAGATACGTTCCGCACAGACGACTCCGGTAAAAAGATGACGACCAATCAGGGTCTTAAGGTATCAGAAGATGAATTTTCACTAAAAGCAGGTGTTAGAGGACCGACTCTTCTTGAGGATTTTCAATTCAGGGAGAAAATGACGCATTTTGATCATGAGCGGATCCCGGAAAGGATTGTTCATGCACGCGGATACGGTGCGCATGGCGAGTTTGAATTATATGAATCAGCAGAAGCTTATACACGAGCGGGTTTCCTTACTGACACGTCAAAAAAGACCCCTGTTTTCGTGCGTTTTTCAACGGTTGCCGGCTCTAAAGGGTCAGCGGATGTGGCCCGTGATGCACGTGGTTTTGCTGTGAAATTTTATACGGACGAAGGGAACTATGATCTGGTCGGAAACAACATTCCGGTGTTTTTTATCCAGGACGCCATAAAATTCCCTGACCTTGTGCATGCTGTAAAGCCGGAGCCGCACAATGAGATTCCTCAGGCTGCTTCTGCCCATGATACGTTCTGGGACTTTGTTGCAAATAACCAGGAGTCAGCCCATATGGTCATGTGGACGATGTCTGACAGAGCGATTCCGCGAAGCTACCGGATGATGGAAGGCTTCGGTGTCCACACATTCCGCTTTATTAATAACGAAGGTAAGGCTCATTTCGTGAAATTTCACTGGAAGCCGATTCTTGGGACGCATTCAGTTGTCTGGGATGAAGCACAAAAGCTGAACGGAAAAGATCCGGATTTTCACCGCCGTGATCTGTATGAAGCGATTGAAAATGGAGATTTTCCTGAGTATGAACTCGGTTTACAGCTGATTTCTGAAGAAGATGAGTTTAAATTCGACTTCGATGTGCTCGATGCCACGAAGCTCTGGCCGGAGGAAGACGTACCGGTTAAAATTCTCGGTAAAATGACGCTGAATCGAAATGTAGATAACGTTTTTGCTGAAACAGAACAGGTCGCGTTCCATCCGGGTCACTTAGTACCAGGTATTGATTTTACCAATGATCCGCTATTACAGGGGAGACTGTTCTCTTACACGGATACACAGTTAATCCGTCTTGGCGGACCGAATTTTCATGAGCTTCCGATCAACCGTCCGGTGTGTCCATTCCATAATAACCAGCGTGACGGTTACGGACGCCAGACCATCAATAAGGGACAGGTCAGCTACCATAAAAATTCCCTTGCGCAAAATACACCTGAAACCTCTACAGAAGAAGAGGGCGGTTTTGCTCATTATCAGGAGAAAATGGAGGGTCGCAAAGTACGGGCGAGAAGTGACAGCTTCAAGGATCATTTCTCACAGGCGACTCTTTTCTGGAATAGCATGAGCCAGCCTGAAAAAGAACATATCATACAGGCTTTCAGCTTTGAGCTTGGTAAATGTGACACGATGTCGATTCGCAGGCAGGTCGTTGAGATGTTTGCGAATGTCAGTCTGGAGCTTGCTACTGAGGTTGCCAAAAATATTGGGGTGGATGTGCCGCAGGGTAAAGAATCCGGCGTGACAAAATCATCTCCTGCATTAAGTCAGGAAAACACAGTCAAAACACCCGCTACCCGAAAAGTGGCGGTCATTGCCGGTGAAGGCTTTGCGGGAGACGTCAATGCCGTGCTGAAAGAGCTGAAGGCAAAAGGGATTACCACAGAGGTCGTCAGCGAAACGTTTGGCAATGTGACGGGAGCGGATGGTTCAAGTCTGGAGGTAGATCATACCTTCCTGACGGCCGATTCCGTCATTTTCGATGGATTGTATTTAGCAGGAGCAAAGGATCCAAGCCGTAAATTTGTACAGAATACATCTTATTTCTTAAACGAAGCCTACCAGCATTTCAAACCGATTGGTGCCACGCATGAAGGGAAGAAGTGGCTTGAGGCGAATGATATTGCAGAGAGTGCCGGTGTCATTTATGCGGACGATACGGCAATATTTGCAGATGCTTATATTGAAGCTGTAACGGCACATCGACACTGGGATCGCGATGTGATGTAA
- a CDS encoding IS3 family transposase, whose amino-acid sequence MHEIANQWIGQGFQAKRILSILGLGRSTYYYQAMMGGNIQMKKRGRPFPGVSYTIDGTPVSDEEIKEFLCEFSEDDLIGGLGYRKWCILLRTEMKLVINAKKVYRLCKELGVLKTRGKMNRPKRQLARNRSVTAVNQLWQMDIKYVPLKEAGFFLMTCNVIDVYDRQIVGYYCGRTCRSEDVIRTVMKAILRRKVHLKPGSGEQKLIIRTDNGPQFISHSFAKYCAFHGLFHERIPNASPNLNAFIESYHSQFQRECIVRHEVEMETFDHAIYYINDYVKFYNERRPHGSLGNLSPKKFFEAVKNDCSSFSITL is encoded by the coding sequence TTGCACGAGATCGCAAACCAATGGATTGGTCAGGGATTCCAGGCCAAGAGAATCCTCTCTATACTCGGTCTTGGACGCTCGACCTACTACTATCAAGCGATGATGGGAGGGAACATCCAGATGAAGAAGAGAGGCCGCCCCTTTCCGGGAGTCTCATACACCATAGATGGCACGCCAGTCTCTGATGAAGAGATTAAAGAGTTTCTCTGTGAGTTCAGTGAAGACGATCTCATTGGAGGTCTGGGCTATCGAAAGTGGTGTATCCTCTTGAGGACAGAGATGAAGTTAGTAATCAATGCCAAGAAAGTCTATCGACTCTGTAAGGAGCTCGGAGTATTAAAAACACGAGGTAAAATGAACCGTCCTAAGCGTCAACTCGCGAGAAACCGGAGCGTGACAGCCGTTAACCAACTTTGGCAGATGGACATCAAATATGTACCCTTAAAAGAAGCTGGGTTCTTTCTGATGACGTGCAACGTCATTGATGTCTACGACCGACAGATCGTCGGGTACTATTGTGGTAGGACCTGCAGGTCTGAAGACGTGATACGGACGGTGATGAAGGCCATCTTACGACGCAAGGTGCATCTGAAGCCAGGGAGTGGTGAGCAGAAATTGATCATCCGCACAGACAATGGACCACAGTTTATTAGCCACAGTTTTGCGAAATACTGTGCGTTTCATGGTCTTTTCCATGAGCGCATACCGAACGCGTCTCCTAATCTTAACGCCTTTATCGAGTCATATCACAGCCAGTTCCAGCGTGAGTGTATCGTTCGTCACGAGGTTGAGATGGAGACGTTCGACCATGCGATTTACTATATCAACGACTATGTGAAATTTTACAACGAACGCAGGCCACACGGCAGCCTTGGCAATCTGTCACCGAAGAAATTCTTCGAAGCAGTAAAAAATGATTGTTCCAGCTTCTCGATCACTCTCTAG
- a CDS encoding glutamate synthase subunit beta, translating into MGKPTGFMEYQRHSQRERDPKERINDWKDYTKPMSEQEIKLEGARCMDCGVPTCHTGTEINGQTTGCPVYHLIPEWNDLVYQGKWKEALEREHERNNFPEFTGTACPAPCEGACVLGINEDPVAIRTVERAIIERGFDEGWVVPEPPEKRTGKKVAVVGSGPAGLAAAAQLNKAGHLVTVYEKNDRIGGLLTYGIPEMKLPYYMVERRVKILEAEGITFITNAEIGGNVPVEQLREEFDSIILCGGAQVHRNIDVEGRDLKGIHYAMDFLHSNTKSLLDSNHEDGNYISAEGKDVIVIGGGDTGTDCLATSLRHNCKSLTQFDIYDKKGSIRDALGNPWPQYPIIHRIEYGQKEAASKYGDDPRAYAVQTTKFVGDENGHVKEVHTVNVKLRIENGKKIRETIPGSEKVWKADLVLLAIGFSGPEQSLIQKLGVETTDRSTVKAEYGDYRTNVEGIFSAGDMRRGQSLIVWAINEGREAARECDRYLMGSTVLP; encoded by the coding sequence ATGGGGAAGCCGACTGGATTTATGGAGTATCAACGCCATTCGCAGCGTGAACGCGATCCGAAAGAGCGGATCAACGACTGGAAAGACTATACGAAGCCAATGTCGGAACAGGAAATCAAATTAGAGGGAGCGCGCTGTATGGATTGCGGCGTGCCAACCTGTCACACGGGGACAGAGATCAACGGCCAGACAACAGGATGTCCGGTCTACCATCTCATCCCGGAATGGAACGATCTTGTTTATCAGGGGAAATGGAAGGAGGCGCTTGAGCGTGAGCACGAGCGCAACAACTTCCCTGAGTTCACAGGAACAGCCTGCCCGGCACCATGTGAAGGCGCCTGTGTCCTAGGTATTAACGAAGATCCTGTCGCGATCCGTACCGTCGAACGCGCGATTATTGAACGCGGATTTGATGAGGGCTGGGTCGTGCCGGAACCACCTGAAAAGCGTACAGGGAAAAAAGTGGCGGTTGTCGGTTCAGGCCCTGCTGGTCTTGCTGCAGCAGCCCAGCTGAACAAAGCGGGCCATCTAGTAACGGTTTACGAGAAAAACGACCGCATTGGCGGACTGCTGACATACGGCATTCCTGAAATGAAGCTCCCATACTACATGGTGGAACGCCGTGTGAAAATTCTTGAAGCAGAAGGCATCACGTTCATTACAAACGCAGAAATCGGGGGCAACGTGCCTGTTGAACAGCTGCGTGAAGAATTCGATTCCATCATTTTATGTGGAGGCGCACAGGTTCACCGCAATATTGATGTGGAAGGGCGCGACCTGAAAGGGATCCATTACGCAATGGATTTCCTTCACAGCAACACGAAGAGTCTTTTGGACTCTAACCATGAGGATGGTAACTACATTTCAGCTGAGGGTAAAGACGTTATCGTGATCGGAGGCGGAGACACAGGTACAGACTGTCTTGCCACTTCATTACGTCATAACTGTAAGAGCCTGACTCAGTTCGATATTTACGATAAAAAAGGTTCCATCCGTGACGCACTTGGTAACCCGTGGCCACAATATCCAATTATCCACCGTATCGAATACGGCCAAAAGGAAGCTGCAAGCAAATACGGAGACGATCCAAGAGCCTATGCCGTGCAGACAACTAAGTTTGTCGGTGACGAAAATGGCCATGTAAAAGAAGTGCACACCGTTAATGTAAAGCTGCGTATTGAAAACGGCAAAAAGATCCGTGAAACGATCCCGGGATCAGAAAAAGTCTGGAAAGCAGACCTTGTTCTTCTGGCGATCGGATTCAGCGGTCCTGAACAAAGCCTGATTCAAAAGCTTGGCGTTGAAACAACAGACCGTTCAACTGTCAAAGCAGAATACGGTGACTACCGCACAAACGTAGAAGGCATCTTCTCTGCAGGCGATATGCGCCGCGGACAAAGCCTCATCGTCTGGGCCATCAACGAAGGGCGCGAAGCCGCAAGAGAATGCGACCGCTACCTGATGGGCTCAACTGTATTACCATAG